Proteins encoded within one genomic window of Klebsiella sp. RIT-PI-d:
- a CDS encoding BapA/Bap/LapF family large adhesin: protein MDTTAPDVPIIVSITDDIAPITGIVGNGAATNDARPTLNGTGEAGATLRILDNGVQIGTTTVATDGSWSFTPGINLAQGTHNLSATATDAAGNTGGASALYSVIVDTLAPPAPQATLSADGGAIGGTAEAGSTVIVTLPGNVQLTTTASASGAWSISLSDRQTEGEAIAVTARDSAGNVSPATTLTAPVLPLSASDNVTELDLTTDATVTTENYTDYGVLLIGALGNNATVLGNDTAQVTFTVAQGGRADLSIDSAATGIVLSLLNTQQIAVQRLDPTSNAWVTVADSSQPQFADLLTLNGSSVNFTLDGLTGGTYRVLSYNSNLLATGSFTSLNVSVVQTSAGTLNGETVHVGNVIQDIDPVSGGDSAPNGTVVSQVSNASGQTVTVGAGGAIIDGLYGTLTINADGSYRYALTSTSPTVLGRTESFTYTITHNGVSDSAQLVVALGAGTAGSTVTAVDNTATLTYETQVEIVNNGPSSQSSFSVVGIALGNVLNANILNNITNPIVFDVEEGSTRTLTLQSSAGGVALLSTFDLYVYRFNDAIQQFEQYRVEPGWLRVPLLGGQSGQLTLTLPGGEYLFLLNNASGVTALTGYTLNILQDRVYNVESLTATTSGNVLDNDVAPAGTLVTEVNGVAVGAGGATITGSHGTLTIDQAGNYSYTLRSGVGADSINAPDSFIYTVRTPDGSTDSASLNIIATPLPVNAVDDVSPLMTFTTLQDTTAFADNSVGSATWTSSLISRTSGTGSGIIEVAAGTAVKDAVLNFTVASGLALGGLTVNWTLYDGATAVRTGSFGGGALLGNAIAVSLGGLELHSGNYTLSYTGSIGALSVGNITITPRITGTAWDLDNFETSGVHTINGNIYDGSDAAGVVDQLSTVDTRLTITGFNGSTVTLDPFTSNGASGTVQGHYGTLTIASDGAYSYALRPGVATASMTTRETFNYTLNDQNGHTDNATLTIDMAPQFVSTAQNDTVIGTAYADTLIYQLLNTTSATGGNGNDTWSNFSLAQGDKIDIGDLLVGWNGDQATLGNYLTVTTSGNNITIAIDRDGAGTTYQSTNLVTLENVQTNLEELIQQNHIIT from the coding sequence GTGGATACGACCGCGCCGGATGTGCCGATTATTGTCAGCATTACCGATGATATCGCCCCGATCACCGGCATCGTGGGCAACGGTGCCGCCACCAACGACGCCCGCCCGACGCTGAACGGTACCGGCGAGGCCGGAGCCACCTTGCGTATTCTGGACAATGGCGTGCAAATTGGCACCACTACCGTGGCAACCGACGGTAGCTGGTCCTTTACGCCAGGCATCAACCTGGCGCAGGGCACACATAATCTGAGCGCTACTGCCACGGATGCCGCAGGTAATACCGGCGGCGCATCGGCGCTCTATAGCGTGATTGTGGATACCCTCGCCCCGCCAGCACCGCAGGCAACACTTAGTGCCGACGGCGGCGCGATCGGTGGAACCGCCGAAGCCGGTAGCACGGTTATTGTCACGCTGCCGGGTAACGTTCAGCTCACGACCACGGCCAGCGCCAGCGGTGCATGGAGCATTTCCCTGAGCGACCGGCAGACCGAAGGCGAAGCCATTGCGGTCACCGCCCGTGACAGCGCAGGTAACGTTTCGCCTGCAACAACGCTGACCGCGCCGGTGCTGCCGCTTTCAGCCAGCGATAACGTCACGGAACTGGATCTGACCACCGACGCTACCGTGACCACGGAAAACTATACCGACTACGGCGTCCTGCTGATCGGCGCGCTGGGTAATAATGCGACGGTGCTGGGTAACGACACTGCGCAGGTCACCTTTACTGTCGCCCAGGGCGGTCGGGCAGATCTGAGTATTGATTCTGCGGCCACCGGCATTGTGCTGTCACTGCTTAATACCCAGCAAATCGCCGTGCAGCGCCTCGACCCCACCAGCAATGCATGGGTGACCGTAGCAGATTCTTCCCAGCCGCAGTTTGCCGATCTTCTGACCCTCAACGGTAGCAGCGTCAACTTTACCCTCGACGGTCTGACCGGCGGCACGTACCGCGTGCTGAGCTATAACTCTAACCTGCTGGCGACCGGCTCCTTCACCAGCCTGAATGTGTCGGTGGTTCAAACCAGTGCCGGAACGCTGAACGGCGAAACGGTTCACGTCGGCAACGTTATCCAGGATATCGATCCGGTGAGCGGTGGAGACAGTGCGCCAAACGGTACGGTGGTAAGCCAGGTCAGTAATGCCAGCGGTCAGACAGTCACCGTGGGTGCAGGCGGAGCCATCATTGACGGTCTGTACGGCACGCTGACCATTAATGCCGACGGAAGCTATCGCTATGCGCTGACCAGCACCTCGCCCACGGTACTGGGCCGCACCGAAAGCTTCACCTACACCATTACGCATAACGGCGTCAGTGACAGCGCGCAGCTGGTGGTGGCTCTCGGCGCGGGAACCGCAGGGAGCACGGTTACGGCGGTCGATAATACCGCAACGCTGACCTATGAAACGCAGGTGGAGATCGTTAATAACGGCCCGTCATCGCAGAGCAGCTTCTCGGTGGTCGGCATTGCGCTCGGCAATGTGCTCAATGCCAACATTTTGAATAACATCACTAACCCGATTGTGTTCGATGTTGAGGAGGGCTCTACCCGCACGCTGACGCTGCAATCCAGCGCTGGTGGCGTGGCGCTGCTCTCCACTTTCGACCTGTACGTCTATCGCTTTAACGATGCGATTCAGCAGTTTGAGCAATATCGGGTGGAACCCGGCTGGCTGCGGGTGCCGCTCCTGGGCGGTCAATCCGGCCAGCTCACGCTGACCCTGCCGGGCGGTGAATACCTGTTCTTGCTGAATAATGCGTCCGGGGTGACCGCGCTGACCGGCTATACCCTGAATATCCTTCAGGATCGCGTCTACAACGTGGAAAGCCTCACCGCCACCACCAGCGGTAATGTTCTGGATAACGACGTTGCGCCAGCCGGGACGCTGGTCACGGAAGTCAATGGTGTTGCGGTGGGCGCAGGAGGCGCAACCATCACCGGCAGCCACGGCACGCTAACCATCGACCAGGCCGGGAATTACAGCTATACACTGCGCAGCGGCGTCGGGGCGGACAGTATTAACGCACCGGACAGCTTTATTTACACCGTGCGTACGCCGGATGGCAGCACGGACAGCGCCTCGTTGAACATTATTGCGACCCCGCTGCCGGTCAATGCCGTCGACGATGTTAGCCCGCTAATGACCTTCACCACGCTACAGGATACGACAGCCTTTGCCGACAATTCCGTCGGCAGCGCCACCTGGACCAGTTCGCTCATCTCGCGCACCAGCGGGACCGGCAGCGGCATTATTGAAGTCGCAGCGGGGACCGCGGTGAAAGATGCGGTACTGAACTTTACCGTTGCCTCCGGTCTGGCTCTGGGAGGGTTGACCGTCAACTGGACCCTGTATGACGGCGCAACAGCCGTGCGCACCGGTTCATTTGGCGGCGGTGCTCTGCTCGGCAACGCTATTGCAGTGAGCCTCGGCGGGCTGGAACTGCATTCCGGCAACTATACGTTGAGCTATACCGGCAGTATCGGCGCGCTGTCTGTTGGCAACATTACCATCACCCCGCGGATCACCGGCACCGCCTGGGATCTGGATAACTTCGAAACCAGCGGCGTGCATACCATCAACGGCAATATCTATGACGGCAGTGATGCCGCCGGCGTGGTGGATCAGCTCTCCACCGTTGATACCCGACTGACCATTACCGGCTTTAACGGCAGTACTGTCACGCTCGATCCGTTTACCAGTAACGGAGCCAGTGGAACGGTTCAGGGTCACTACGGCACCCTGACCATCGCCAGCGATGGCGCATACAGCTACGCGCTGCGACCGGGCGTCGCCACGGCCTCCATGACCACCAGGGAGACGTTCAATTACACCCTCAACGACCAGAACGGGCATACCGATAACGCCACGCTGACCATCGACATGGCCCCGCAATTTGTGAGCACCGCGCAAAACGATACGGTCATTGGTACAGCCTATGCAGATACGCTGATTTATCAGTTGCTGAATACCACCAGCGCTACCGGCGGTAACGGCAACGATACGTGGAGCAACTTCTCGCTGGCGCAGGGTGACAAAATCGACATTGGCGACCTGCTGGTGGGCTGGAACGGCGATCAGGCCACGCTGGGCAATTACCTGACTGTCACCACCAGCGGCAATAACATCACTATCGCGATTGACCGCGACGGAGCCGGAACCACATATCAATCCACCAATCTGGTCACCCTGGAGAACGTACAGACCAACCTTGAGGAGCTGATTCAACAAAATCACATCATTACCTGA
- a CDS encoding TolC family outer membrane protein, protein MRKLRPVVGWLVSCLCPFPLSAAEAPPTIASAELARQQALPSLDGVSALPLETAAPGLLSLEKAVDRAVAWHPSIGEAVGKLASQNDQVDVARAKYYPQVNAGMNNGYSNTYSDSGFSPSLVLSLSQMLYDFGKVSSQVKAERAGVAQEQANVLLSIDTVGHDTATALVQVQTWQQMVVIAQEQLDALSTIGRLAHQRNDEGASSLSDVVQTEARIEGARAQLVQYQASLESAQATLMTWLGWNNLNDISNDFPAKLNRSCDIAQPDDRLVPSVLAAWAQANVAQANLEYADAQMTPTISLEPEVRHYLNDKYANNAELDRTQYSAWVRVQMPIYQGGGLTARRSAASHAVDTAQSTIQRVRLQVRQKLLEARSEALNLATSLQVQARQQALSERTRQLYQQQYLDLGSRPLLDVLNAEQEVYQARFAQQQTLSQLHQLQLNCLYNTGKLRSAFGLENRRIQSVEIQP, encoded by the coding sequence ATGCGAAAATTACGGCCCGTTGTCGGATGGCTGGTAAGCTGTCTGTGTCCGTTTCCACTGTCTGCCGCCGAAGCTCCGCCGACTATCGCTTCAGCTGAACTTGCCCGGCAGCAGGCGCTACCGTCTCTGGACGGCGTGAGCGCGTTACCGCTGGAGACCGCTGCGCCGGGGCTGCTCAGCCTTGAAAAAGCCGTTGATCGCGCCGTGGCATGGCATCCGTCGATTGGCGAAGCCGTGGGCAAGCTGGCATCGCAAAACGATCAAGTTGACGTTGCCCGGGCGAAATATTATCCGCAGGTTAACGCCGGGATGAACAACGGTTATAGCAATACCTACTCCGATAGCGGTTTCAGCCCGTCACTGGTGCTGTCGCTGTCACAAATGCTCTATGACTTTGGCAAGGTCTCCAGTCAGGTCAAAGCCGAACGTGCGGGCGTGGCACAGGAGCAGGCTAACGTGCTGCTGAGTATTGATACCGTCGGGCATGATACCGCCACGGCGCTGGTTCAGGTCCAGACCTGGCAGCAGATGGTGGTTATTGCTCAGGAGCAACTCGACGCACTGAGCACGATTGGCCGTCTTGCCCATCAGCGCAACGACGAAGGAGCCAGTTCGCTGTCTGATGTGGTCCAAACCGAGGCGCGTATCGAAGGCGCACGGGCACAGCTTGTCCAGTATCAGGCCAGTCTTGAAAGCGCTCAGGCGACGCTCATGACCTGGCTTGGCTGGAATAACCTCAACGACATCAGCAACGATTTTCCCGCAAAACTGAACCGCAGTTGCGATATCGCGCAGCCAGATGACCGGCTGGTGCCGTCGGTGCTGGCGGCGTGGGCGCAGGCCAACGTCGCCCAGGCCAATCTGGAATATGCCGATGCCCAGATGACGCCGACCATTTCGCTGGAGCCGGAAGTCAGACACTATCTTAATGATAAATATGCCAACAACGCCGAACTGGATCGCACGCAATACTCTGCCTGGGTACGGGTGCAGATGCCTATCTATCAGGGCGGCGGCCTTACCGCACGACGCAGTGCGGCCAGTCATGCGGTTGACACCGCCCAGTCCACGATCCAGCGCGTGCGCCTCCAGGTGCGCCAGAAGCTGCTCGAAGCACGCAGCGAAGCCCTGAACCTGGCGACCTCGCTTCAGGTGCAGGCCCGTCAGCAGGCGCTCAGTGAGCGCACCCGTCAGCTCTATCAGCAACAATATCTGGATTTAGGCTCGCGTCCGCTGCTGGACGTACTGAACGCCGAACAGGAGGTCTATCAGGCGCGATTCGCGCAGCAGCAAACGCTGAGTCAACTCCACCAGCTTCAGCTTAACTGCCTCTATAACACCGGCAAACTGCGCAGCGCGTTTGGCCTTGAGAACCGTCGAATTCAGTCTGTGGAGATCCAGCCATGA
- a CDS encoding type I secretion system permease/ATPase has product MMHNAIPEDSTLTRDKLARWALAISDVAAHYRISCSPGTLQASAPWFQGKTWLPALTQMARQSGLSFQPLKEPELALSRWQLPVVAVLADDQLAIIEQFDGHDTLEISVIGDQRQRNRVALSALLTEIRSVVALRPLSALKDSRVDSYLSRFRPDWLKSLVMKDLKPYGPVMLAALLINVLSLSGIIFSMQVYDRVIPAQSWPSLYVLAIGVLIAVIFGFLLRIARGNIMDLLGKRADMRVSDRVFSHALRLRNSAIPRSTGSFISQLRELEQIREMVTSSTMSTVVDLPFFLLFMVVLAIIAPPLAWIAPVAALMMILPGLLLQKKLAVLANQSAHEATLRNAVLVESVQGLEDIKLMQAENRFLQQWNHYIRITAESGLRTRELSQGLISWGITVQSLVYAAVVMFGAPLVIEGTMTTGAVVAASMLASRMIAPMANLCGVLARWQQVKAAKVGLDSIMQLPTETQRDDNLVHQEIFHGHYQFEAAQFRYYNDDQRIPLRVNRLEIKPGERVAILGRNGAGKSTLLQALAGGIELAGGEARLDSLSLAQIDMADLRRNIGFLSQNARLFYGTLRENLMLGAPHASDDEIFKVLEISGAAHFVKTQPKGLDHLIMEGGTGLSGGQRQSILLARMLLRSPNIVLLDEPTASLDEHTEREFIQRLGEWLGHRTLIVATHRVPVLDLVERVVVLKEGQLVMDAPKNQALSQSRKTMPTTGREANNENQSA; this is encoded by the coding sequence ATGATGCACAACGCGATCCCCGAGGATAGCACCTTAACCCGCGACAAACTGGCGCGCTGGGCGCTGGCTATCAGTGATGTGGCCGCGCATTACCGTATCTCCTGTTCACCAGGAACCCTTCAGGCCAGTGCGCCGTGGTTTCAGGGTAAGACGTGGCTGCCTGCACTGACCCAGATGGCGCGCCAGAGCGGGCTCTCTTTTCAGCCATTAAAGGAGCCTGAGCTGGCGCTCTCCCGCTGGCAACTGCCGGTGGTAGCGGTGCTGGCGGACGATCAACTGGCGATAATCGAACAGTTTGACGGTCACGACACGCTTGAGATAAGCGTTATTGGCGACCAGCGGCAGCGTAACCGGGTGGCGTTAAGCGCCCTGCTGACTGAGATCCGCTCCGTGGTGGCGCTGCGCCCACTGTCGGCGCTGAAGGACAGTCGGGTTGATAGCTATCTCTCCCGCTTTCGCCCGGACTGGCTGAAAAGCCTGGTAATGAAAGATCTCAAACCGTACGGCCCGGTGATGCTGGCAGCGCTGCTAATCAACGTCCTGTCGCTTTCCGGGATCATCTTTTCCATGCAGGTTTATGACCGGGTGATCCCGGCGCAGTCGTGGCCCTCGCTGTACGTTCTGGCTATCGGGGTGTTGATCGCGGTGATCTTCGGTTTCCTGCTGCGCATCGCGCGCGGCAATATTATGGATTTGCTGGGGAAACGGGCCGATATGCGTGTCTCCGACCGGGTATTCAGCCACGCCCTGCGCCTGCGCAACAGCGCGATCCCCCGCTCGACCGGCAGCTTTATCTCCCAGTTACGCGAGCTGGAGCAGATCCGCGAAATGGTGACCTCATCCACCATGTCAACGGTGGTCGATCTGCCCTTCTTCTTGCTGTTTATGGTGGTGCTGGCGATCATCGCCCCGCCGCTGGCGTGGATTGCCCCAGTCGCGGCGCTGATGATGATCCTGCCAGGTCTGCTGTTACAGAAGAAGCTGGCGGTGCTGGCGAACCAGTCGGCCCACGAAGCCACGTTGCGCAATGCGGTGCTGGTCGAGAGCGTGCAGGGGCTGGAAGATATCAAATTGATGCAGGCGGAAAACCGCTTTTTACAGCAGTGGAATCACTATATTCGGATCACTGCCGAGTCGGGCCTGCGCACGCGTGAGCTGTCGCAGGGGCTGATCAGCTGGGGGATCACTGTCCAGAGTCTGGTGTACGCAGCGGTAGTGATGTTCGGTGCGCCGCTGGTGATTGAAGGCACCATGACGACCGGGGCAGTGGTCGCAGCGTCAATGCTGGCCTCACGAATGATTGCCCCAATGGCAAACCTGTGCGGCGTGCTGGCCCGCTGGCAACAGGTCAAAGCAGCGAAGGTTGGCCTGGACAGCATTATGCAACTGCCCACCGAGACGCAGCGCGATGACAATCTGGTTCATCAGGAGATTTTCCACGGCCATTACCAGTTTGAGGCGGCGCAATTTCGCTATTACAACGACGATCAGCGCATTCCGCTGCGGGTGAATCGGCTGGAGATTAAGCCCGGCGAGCGCGTGGCCATTCTCGGGCGTAACGGTGCCGGGAAATCCACGCTGCTTCAGGCGCTGGCGGGTGGTATAGAGCTGGCGGGCGGCGAGGCGCGACTTGACAGCCTGAGTCTGGCGCAAATTGATATGGCCGACCTGCGGCGTAATATCGGTTTTCTCAGTCAAAATGCGCGCCTGTTCTACGGTACGCTGCGGGAAAACCTGATGCTGGGTGCGCCCCATGCCAGCGATGACGAGATTTTTAAGGTGCTGGAGATAAGCGGCGCGGCGCATTTTGTTAAAACCCAGCCGAAGGGACTGGATCATCTGATTATGGAGGGCGGTACAGGGCTTTCCGGCGGGCAACGTCAGTCGATCCTGTTGGCCAGAATGCTGTTGCGCTCGCCCAATATCGTGCTGCTTGATGAGCCGACCGCCTCGCTGGATGAACATACCGAGCGGGAATTTATCCAGCGGCTCGGTGAATGGCTGGGTCATCGCACCCTCATCGTCGCCACGCACCGTGTGCCGGTACTCGATCTGGTCGAGCGAGTAGTGGTGTTGAAAGAGGGACAACTGGTGATGGACGCGCCGAAAAATCAGGCGTTAAGCCAGAGTCGTAAGACTATGCCAACAACCGGGCGGGAGGCGAATAATGAAAACCAGTCAGCGTGA
- a CDS encoding HlyD family efflux transporter periplasmic adaptor subunit, protein MKTSQRDAAFDDLNDQRENVFSGATRIIVLCTALFAIMGIWAWFGVLDEVSTGTGKVVPSSREQLLQSLDGGVLAELMVREGDQVQAGQVVARLDPTRSESNVGESAARYRASLASSARLYAEVSDKPLVFPDSLKAWPELIAAETRLYTSRRAQLADAQSELKEAQTSVNKELAITQRLEKSGAASHVEVLRLQRQKSDLGLKLSDVRSQYYVQAREALSKANAEVEMLSAIIKGREDSVTRLTIRAPMRGIVKNIQVTTIGGVIPPNGEMMEIVPIDDRLLIEARLSPRDIAFIHPGQRALVKITAYDYAIFGGMEGEVETISPDTIQDKVKPEIFYYRVFIRTHQDFLLNKAGRRFSIAPGMIATVDIKTGEKTIVDYLIKPFNRAKEALRER, encoded by the coding sequence ATGAAAACCAGTCAGCGTGACGCCGCTTTTGACGATCTCAACGATCAGCGCGAGAATGTTTTCTCCGGGGCAACGCGTATTATTGTACTGTGCACTGCGCTGTTTGCCATCATGGGCATCTGGGCATGGTTTGGCGTTCTGGACGAGGTATCTACCGGCACGGGGAAGGTGGTGCCCAGTTCACGCGAACAGCTTTTACAGTCGCTGGACGGTGGCGTGCTGGCAGAACTGATGGTGCGTGAGGGCGATCAGGTTCAGGCCGGACAGGTTGTGGCGCGCCTGGACCCGACACGATCTGAATCCAACGTCGGCGAAAGTGCGGCGCGTTACCGGGCTTCTTTGGCCTCCAGCGCGCGTCTGTATGCCGAGGTCAGCGACAAGCCGCTGGTGTTTCCGGATTCGCTAAAAGCCTGGCCAGAGCTGATCGCGGCTGAAACCCGACTTTATACCTCCCGCCGGGCGCAGCTTGCTGATGCGCAATCCGAACTTAAAGAAGCGCAGACGTCGGTTAATAAAGAGCTGGCAATCACCCAGCGGCTGGAGAAAAGCGGCGCGGCCAGCCATGTCGAAGTGCTGCGTTTGCAGCGGCAAAAAAGCGATTTGGGCCTGAAACTCAGCGATGTGCGCTCTCAGTATTACGTTCAGGCCCGCGAAGCACTGTCTAAAGCCAATGCCGAAGTCGAGATGCTGTCAGCGATCATTAAAGGCCGGGAAGATTCCGTTACCCGTCTGACGATACGTGCCCCTATGCGCGGTATTGTGAAGAATATTCAGGTGACGACCATCGGCGGCGTGATCCCGCCTAACGGCGAGATGATGGAGATTGTGCCCATCGACGATCGGTTATTAATTGAAGCCCGCTTATCGCCGCGTGATATTGCCTTTATTCATCCTGGTCAGCGGGCACTGGTCAAAATCACCGCTTACGATTATGCGATTTTCGGTGGCATGGAAGGTGAAGTGGAAACCATCTCCCCGGATACTATTCAGGATAAAGTGAAGCCGGAAATTTTTTACTATCGCGTGTTTATCCGCACCCATCAAGATTTTCTGCTCAATAAAGCTGGTCGCCGGTTCTCAATTGCACCGGGGATGATCGCCACAGTGGATATTAAAACCGGGGAAAAAACGATTGTGGATTATCTGATCAAACCGTTTAACCGCGCGAAAGAGGCGCTGCGTGAACGGTAG
- a CDS encoding Ail/Lom family outer membrane beta-barrel protein has protein sequence MKKIALVVMLAGSMVSGTVMADDHSVSVGYAQGKVEGSKNIRGVNLQYRYEFDSPLSVLGSFTYLKGDDSQDYYFEGDAVHNNIDAKYYSLLAGPAYRINEYVSLYALGGVARTKVDAKTTWRNAGDGYVGRESYNEKSTSFAYGAGVIFNPVEDLSVNVGYEGTNIDIDGSRSINGFNVGVGYRF, from the coding sequence GTGAAAAAAATAGCTCTGGTCGTAATGCTCGCTGGCAGCATGGTAAGCGGCACTGTAATGGCAGATGATCATTCAGTATCAGTAGGTTATGCTCAAGGTAAAGTAGAAGGCTCTAAAAATATTCGTGGTGTAAACCTTCAATATCGTTATGAATTTGATTCTCCACTCAGCGTTCTGGGTTCATTCACTTATTTGAAAGGCGACGACAGTCAGGATTATTATTTTGAAGGCGATGCTGTTCACAATAATATTGACGCTAAATATTATTCACTGTTGGCAGGGCCGGCGTACCGAATTAACGAATATGTTTCGCTGTATGCTTTAGGTGGGGTAGCGCGAACAAAAGTTGATGCCAAAACGACCTGGCGTAATGCCGGAGATGGGTATGTTGGGCGTGAAAGTTATAACGAAAAATCCACTTCATTTGCGTATGGTGCCGGGGTGATATTTAATCCGGTTGAGGACCTTAGCGTGAATGTCGGCTACGAAGGCACCAATATTGATATTGATGGCTCGCGTTCTATCAATGGATTTAATGTTGGCGTAGGCTACCGGTTCTGA
- the fhuE gene encoding ferric-rhodotorulic acid/ferric-coprogen receptor FhuE encodes MSFDSKGTGTSGIAVSVLALAIHAVVTPSLAWAEEVNAAEQVMVVNGTESAAEGDTAHDYNVATTHAGTKMTLTPRDVPQSFSVITQQRMADQDLQTVGEVLDNTTGVSAQIIDSERSSYFSRGFEISNYTYDDIPTSVSDVWNYGDAASDTAIYDRIEVVRGATGLMTGAGSPAASVNMVRKRADSKEFTGNVNASYGSWNTQRYVADVSGPLNEMGSVRGRIVAGYQDQDGWLDRYHKSKKFLYGVMDADITERTTLSLGYDYQESNTGNPTWGGLPTWYSNGVRTHYDRSTNTAADWTRYSLDSRKVFANASHNFDNGWALKLNGTHAEENFNDKLLYVMGSPDMITGEGTSGFGSKDKGKRKLDSVDTYATGPFTLLGRQHELVAGVNYSRQHNATYSSDGPIDSQQMGRFDDSWNGDVIDPAWGDWYLNADNVVRQKSAYSAARFSLADPLSLILGARYTQWSTNGSSGDVSKTNITPYGGLVYDINDIWSAYASYTSIFQPQTKRDSSGKYLSPVTGKSYETGLKSDWMNGRLTATVAIFRIEQDNVGQSIDGTFVNGSSEQAYYPAKGATSKGAEFELNGAVTDNLQMTFGATRYVARDTAGRFNSMMPQTTFKLFTRYQLPMLPEVTVGGGANWQNGVYRDATAPNGDTKRVSQGSYPLVNLFARYQMTKQLAVQANVQNLFDRSYYSWLGDSEVYGEPLNYSVNLSYSF; translated from the coding sequence ATGTCTTTTGATAGCAAAGGAACCGGCACATCCGGTATCGCCGTTTCGGTACTGGCACTGGCTATTCACGCCGTTGTAACTCCCTCCCTCGCCTGGGCCGAAGAGGTTAACGCGGCGGAACAGGTTATGGTGGTTAACGGGACTGAAAGTGCCGCAGAGGGGGATACTGCGCACGATTACAACGTGGCCACTACGCACGCAGGCACCAAAATGACCCTGACACCGCGCGATGTGCCGCAGTCATTCAGCGTCATTACCCAACAGCGAATGGCCGATCAGGATCTGCAAACGGTCGGTGAGGTGCTGGACAATACTACCGGCGTCTCGGCGCAAATCATTGACAGCGAGCGTTCATCCTACTTCTCGCGCGGCTTTGAAATCAGCAATTATACCTATGATGACATCCCCACTTCCGTCAGCGATGTCTGGAACTATGGCGATGCAGCCTCCGATACTGCCATTTATGACCGCATTGAGGTAGTACGCGGCGCAACCGGCCTGATGACCGGCGCGGGAAGCCCGGCAGCGTCTGTGAATATGGTGCGTAAACGCGCGGACAGCAAAGAATTTACCGGCAACGTGAATGCCAGCTACGGCAGCTGGAACACCCAGCGCTACGTGGCGGATGTTTCCGGTCCGCTGAATGAAATGGGATCGGTACGCGGGCGCATTGTGGCAGGTTATCAGGATCAGGACGGCTGGTTAGACCGCTACCATAAATCCAAAAAATTCCTCTACGGCGTGATGGATGCAGATATTACCGAGCGTACCACGCTGTCGCTGGGCTATGACTATCAGGAGAGCAATACCGGCAATCCGACCTGGGGCGGGCTGCCGACCTGGTACAGCAACGGCGTTCGCACACATTACGATCGCAGCACCAATACCGCCGCAGACTGGACGCGCTATAGCCTGGACTCGCGTAAAGTCTTTGCTAATGCCAGCCACAATTTTGATAACGGCTGGGCGCTAAAGCTGAACGGCACGCACGCGGAAGAGAATTTCAATGACAAGCTGCTGTATGTGATGGGTTCACCAGACATGATCACGGGCGAAGGCACCAGCGGCTTTGGCAGTAAGGATAAAGGCAAGCGCAAGCTGGATTCGGTTGATACCTACGCCACCGGACCGTTCACCCTGCTCGGACGCCAGCATGAGCTGGTGGCCGGAGTGAACTATAGCCGTCAGCATAACGCGACCTACAGTTCAGACGGGCCGATTGATAGTCAGCAGATGGGCCGTTTTGATGATAGCTGGAACGGTGATGTTATCGATCCGGCGTGGGGCGACTGGTATCTGAATGCTGATAACGTCGTGCGCCAGAAATCTGCCTATTCTGCCGCCCGCTTCTCCCTGGCCGATCCGCTGTCGTTGATCCTCGGCGCGCGCTATACGCAGTGGAGCACCAACGGCAGCAGCGGAGACGTAAGCAAAACCAACATTACGCCGTATGGTGGGCTGGTTTATGACATCAACGATATCTGGTCAGCGTACGCCAGCTATACCTCTATCTTCCAGCCGCAAACCAAACGCGACAGCAGCGGCAAGTATCTTTCGCCGGTCACGGGTAAAAGCTATGAAACCGGGCTGAAATCCGACTGGATGAATGGTCGTCTGACGGCCACTGTCGCTATATTCCGCATTGAGCAGGATAACGTTGGCCAGTCCATCGACGGTACTTTCGTTAATGGCAGCAGCGAACAGGCATATTACCCGGCGAAAGGTGCTACGAGTAAAGGCGCTGAGTTTGAACTGAACGGCGCGGTAACCGACAACCTGCAGATGACCTTTGGCGCAACCCGTTATGTTGCCCGCGATACAGCAGGTCGATTTAACAGCATGATGCCGCAAACTACCTTTAAGCTGTTTACTCGCTATCAGCTGCCAATGCTGCCGGAGGTCACCGTGGGCGGCGGCGCGAACTGGCAAAATGGCGTATACCGGGATGCGACCGCGCCGAATGGCGACACCAAACGTGTATCGCAGGGCAGTTATCCGCTGGTGAATTTATTTGCTCGCTATCAGATGACAAAACAGCTCGCGGTTCAGGCCAATGTGCAAAACCTGTTTGACCGCAGTTATTACAGCTGGCTGGGCGATTCAGAAGTGTACGGCGAGCCGCTGAACTACTCGGTGAATTTGTCCTATAGCTTCTGA